The DNA window CACACTGGTGCAATATGATCCGGTGTTTTCAATGGGTTTGCAGCTTCAAAGTTTGGCGCTTCTAAGAAGTAACCACCACCTTCAGGCATAAAGAAGATCACAATGCTACATAAGATAAGCATCACCACTACCGCAACGGCATCGTGCACAGAGTAGTAAGGGTGGAATGGAATAGCGTCTTTCGGCCAGCCATTTTCATCTTTGTTCTCTTTGATTTCAATACCGTCTGGATTGTTAGAACCAACGTGATGCAGTGCAACTATGTGTAAGAATACCAGTACCACAAGTACTAATGGCACAGCAATAACGTGTAGCGCAAAGAAACGGTTTAGTGTCGCACCCGAGATTACATAATCACCACGGATCCAAAGTGTTAAATCATCACCAATTACTGGAATTGCACCAAATAAAGAGATAATAACCTGTGCACCCCAGAATGACATTTGACCCCATGGTAATAAGTAACCCATGAAAGCTTCAGCCATCAGCGCTAAGAAGATTAAGCAACCAAAGATCCACAATAATTCACGTGGTTTTTGGTATGAACCGTACATCAAACCACGGAACATGTGCAAATATACAACCACAAAGAATGCTGACGCACCCGTTGAATGCATGTAACGTAACAACCAGCCAAATTCAACATCACGCATGATGTATTCAATTGAAGCAAAAGCACCGTCGCCAGATGGGTTATAATTCATCGTTAACCAGATACCAGTTAGGATCTGATTGACAAAAACAACCGTAGCTAAAATACCAAAGTAATACCAGAAGTTAAAGTTTTTCGGTGCTGGATATTGACCAGCGTGTTTATTCCACGTATCCGTCATTGGGATACGTTCATCAATCCACTTGACTAATGACATTAGGCAGCTCCCTTATCTACACCAATTAGAATCGTCGTTTTATCGATATAATAATGCGGTGGTATCACTAGATTCAAGGGTGCAGGAACACCTTGGAATACACGACCGGCCATATCAAATTTAGAACCATGACATGGACAGAAGAAACCAGAAGAAACACCTTCGACTTGTTCGCCAAAGCTGTCAGGCAGATAAGTTGGAGAGCACCCTAAGTGAGTACAAATACCAACGGCTACAAATAAGTCTGATTTAATCGAGCGATATTTGTTCTGTGCGTAATCTGGTTGTTGTTCTTGCTCTGATGCCGGATCGCGTAACGAACCATCATGCTGTTCAAGTTCGTTTAATACGCTTTCTGTACGAGATACAACCCATACAGGTTTGCCTCGCCATTCAACACGAATTAACTGACCAGGTTCAATTTTACTAATATCAACTTCAACCGGAGCGCCAGCTGCTTTAGCTTTAGCACTCGGGTTCCAAGATTTGATAAAAGGTACGGCTGCGCCGACAGCTCCAACACCACCTACTACACATGTAGCGGCAGTTAAAAAGCGACGACGACCAGAATCAACAGGCGCATTGCTCATCCAATTATTCTCCCATTCGGACTCAGCGCAAATTATTGTTATTATCTTGCAGTGAATACCATTTCAAAAAAGATAACTTTTTAATAGCTAAAAAAGTTACATAAATGCCGTTGAATTTTAATTAATTGGTTACATTTTTACAAGGATAATGAGACATTAATCATGGATTTTCAGTGATTAAGTCAATATCTGTCGCTTATGACTCAGTAAACAGAGCAAGTCGCTCTCTTTCTGTGTTAAGTACAGTCGCGCAAGTAAGAAACTGCATTACATTTAACAAAGATATAACCTAGTTAAATAAAAAAAAGACAAAAAAAAGACAAAAAAAAGCCTGGCATATGCCAGGCTTTCGTCGCAATAAAGCGAACCACCAAAAAACGGATTAACGTTTTGAGAACTGTGGACGTTTACGTGCTTTTCTAAGACCAACTTTCTTACGTTCAACTTGACGAGCATCACGAGTAACAAAACCAGCTGCACGTAGAGCAGGACGAAGAGTTTCGTCATATTCCATAAGTGCGCGAGTGATACCGTGACGGATTGCGCCAGCTTGACCAGTAGTACCACCACCAGAAACAGTGATGTTTAGGTCGAATTTGTCTTGTAATTCAACTAATTCTAGTGCTTGACGAACAACCATACGAGCTGTTTCACGACCAAAATAAACGTCTAAAGAACGTTTATTGATAGTTAGTTGACCAGTACCAGCTTTCATGAATACACGAGCTGTTGAACTTTTACGACGACCAGTGCCGTAGTATTGATTTTCTGCCATTTGCTTAAATTCCGTAAATTAGATGTCTAGAACTTGTGGTTGTTGAGCAGCATGATTGTGCTCAGGACCTGCGTATACTTTCATCTTACGGAACATTGCACGGCCTAGAGGACCTTTTGGCAACATACCTTTAACCGCAGACTGGATAACACGCTCTGGAGCTTTCTCAATAAGCTGTTCAAAGCTAATTGATTTAATGCCGCCAATGTAACCAGTGTGCGAGTAGTAAATTTTACCTTTCGCTTTGTTACCAGTTACAACGATTTTTTCACAGTTTACAACGATGATGTAATCGCCAGTATCAGCATGAGGAGTGTACTCAGGCTTATGCTTACCACGTAGGCGAGTAGCGATTTCAGTCGCAAGACGACCTAAAGTTTTACCTTCAGCGTCAACAACGAACCATTCACGTTTGATCGTGCTTGGTGTAGCAACAAAAGTTTTCATTTTATATTGAACCCAATAAAATTTGTTTAAACTATCACATATAGTTATCTATACGTGAACTATATACCTTACTCATCCCTTCGAATAAGTACATGGCGTCATTAGGACAAGGAACCACCACAGCACCTTGTTCGTGGGCAGCGCGTATTATAAAGAGAAATGAGCGAAATTTCACCTATATTTTAAAAAAAATAAGATTAATCTCAAAAAACATCAGAATAAGGTCAAGAAAATGACTGAAATTAAGATTATTTCCGTAATTTAACTTGATGCACTTGATGATTTAGGTCTTTAGTAAGAATGAGGTTAGCACGTTCTCGCGTTGGTAAGATATTTTCTACTAAGTTTTTACCATTAATTGTACGCCAAATGTTCAATGCTACATCTTTTGCTTCATCCTCACCCAGTTTAGCGTAATGATGGAAATAGGAACTTGAATCGGTAAACGCACTTTCTCGGAGTTGCAAGAAACGTTGCACATACCAATTTTCGAGGTTTTCAGTCTCAGCATCGACATAAATAGAGAAATCGACAAAATCAGAAACAAATACCCGATGCGGATCATTAGGGTATTCTAATCCCGATTGTAATACATTTAAGCCTTCCAAAATAACAATATCAGGCTGCTCAACAACCACTTCTTGGTCTGTTTCGATATCATAAGAAAAATGTGAATAAACAGGAGCCGTGACACGAGCATGACCCGACTTTATATCTGCCACAAATTTAACTAAGCCATTAATGTCATAACTTTCAGGAAAGCCTTTACGCTTCATCAAACCATGCTCTTTTAAATGCGCATTTGGATACAGAAAGCCATCAGTGGTGATTAACGCCACCTTAGGATGTTCACTCCAGCATTGTAATAATGCTTGCAAGATCCTAGCTGTGGTACTTTTACCGACAGCGACACTACCCGCGAGACTGATAATGTAGGGTACTTTAGCCACTTTACGACCCAAGAATTGATCGCGAACAAAACGGCGTTGAATTCGATTAGTAACATATAGGTTAAGCAAACGTGACAAAGGCAGGTAAATATCACACACCTCTTCAATAGAAACACGTTCATTAATACCTTGTAACTGTTTTAACTCGAGAGCTGATAAGGTCAAAGGTACTGACTCTCGAAGTTCAGCCCAATATTCCCTGTTAAACACTTGGTATGGTGAATAATTCATTAAACTAAAAGCCTACTTAACGCTCTAATAATTACTTACTTCACAAGTTTAGAAGCAAATCTTTGAATGGATTTAATGACGTAATAACACTATTAACGTCACTTTGTCAGTCCATGTCCGCCGAAACAATAGCCTATATACTTACCGTAACTCAATCAATAAATACGTTTATTACAGTATTAATTTTAATAACGCGCACAAAAGCTACCTATTTAGTGCTAAAAACAGGCGTGTTTTCGTCATGCTAATCTAAGGTAAATGTTCACGTGCCAAATATTCATGGGATTGCATTTCTTGTAAACGTGATAAACAGCGGCGGAATTCAAAATCGAGTAAACCAGTACTGTACAAGGCTGACATTTCAAATTCGGCTGAAATAATTAAGGTAACGTTACGCTCATAAAACTCATCTACCATCGCAATAAATCGACGGGCAATATCATCCCTTAGTCGCCCCATTTGTTTCACATTGGCTAATAATACAGTGTGATAAATACGAGAAATTTCCATGTAATCAACCTGACTACGTGGCCCTCCACATAACTCTGCAAAATCAATCATCAATACACTATCTGCTTCTGCTAAAGTAGGTATTTGACGGTTTTCAATTTCTATCGATTGATTATACTGACGAGGATCACAAGATAATTGTTGAAAGTATTGATCTAAATTTTTCTGAGCCACACCATCTAATGGAAAATGATAAATTTCAGCTTGCTCTAGAGTACGTAACCGATAATCAACGCCACTATCTACATTAATAATGTCACAATTTTGATTAATCAAATGAATCGCAGGTAAAAAACGTGCGCGCTGCAAGCCGTTACGGTAAAGCTCGTCAGGAATAATATTTGATGTGGCAACCAAGATAACTTGATGAGAAAATAATTCTTCAAATAATGTACCTAAAATCATCGCGTCAGTAATATCCGAAACAAAAAATTCATCAAAACAAATAACGCGTGTTTCGTTAGCTAGCTTCTTTGCGATCACTTTCAATGGATCTTTTTGTTGCGCTAATCCTTTCAGTTCTTGATGGATTCTATGCATAAAACGATGGAAGTGAATACGGGTTTTATTCTCGAACGGGAGGCAATCGTAGAAAGTATCAACTAAATAGGTCTTACCTCTTCCTACTCCACCCCAAAAATAAATACCTTTAACTGGATTCATTAGCGTCGGTGTAGGCTTTGCTTTTAACCCTTTAAACTTGGCTAAGAAGCTGCGTTTTACGGGTTTATCTGGTACAACTAATAATTCATCAAACAGCCGTTGTAGTGCTATTACTGCATTCTCTTGTGCCGCATCAAACATAAAGTCAGGGCGCTTTAAATCAAGCTGATATTTTTTTATTGGGGTCATTATAATTACTAATCCTTTACTGTTTCTAACGCCTTGCTCACCACGCATTAATAATAATCAATGCTACCATGTTGTATTCTTTTGAAATACACTATTTTAAAACTAAGGAGCTTATATTAGAGTATCAGAATGAGTGTCCCGTATTAGTAGAATACAAATTACCATTTAACGAGGTGTATATGCCCTATCTTGAAATATTAATTAGTTTGGTTATCGGTATTATTATCGGTTTTTCTATTGCTAAGATAACCAACACAAAAGATCAAACAGGTAAGTTTAAGGGTAAACTACTGGCCAAAGAAGCTGAAATTGAACAATACAAACATGATGTTAATGAACACTTCACCAGCACCGAAGAATTATTAATGAAATTGTCTGATACCTATGTAGAAATGCAACAGCATTTAGCCAGCAATGCCAAACATTTATTAGATAATGTTGCCGTTAAAGATATTCCTTTTCAAACCAAAGAAGTTGTAGACCCTGCAGAACCAATAGAAGGGCAACCAAAAGATTATTCAAGTACGAGTTCAGGGTTACTGAACAAATAACTTGAACTTTTAGCTTTCAACTACACCTAACTGTTTATGCTTCTAATTTTTAAAGGCTTAAACTGTTATGAAACCTAAATTACACTTTAAAACCCTCACAGCTTTAGCATTAAGTACAGCAATAGGGTTAGCAAGTTTACCTGCAACAGCTTTCCCCCCCGCTGTTGCAGGACAAACCTTACCCAGTCTTGCGCCGATATTAGAGCAAGTAACCCCTGCAGTGGTAAATATTTCCGTATCTGGTACTAAGGTATCTCAACAGCGAATCCCAGAAGCATTTCGCTATTTCTTTGGCCCTGAAGGCCCAGGTTCTCAACAACAAACCCAACCTTTCCAAGGTTTAGGTTCTGGTGTAATCATCGATGCCGAACAGGGTTATATCCTCACTAACAACCATGTAATAGCGGATGCGGACAAGATCCAAGTGATGCTAAAAGATGGTCATGAATATGATGCCAAACTCATCGGTGCGGATAAAAGCAGTGACATAGCCTTATTACAAATTAAAGCAAAAAACTTAACCGAAATTAAATTCGCAGACTCGGATAAATTACGTGTCGGCGATTTTACGATCGCCATTGGTAATCCGTTTGGCTTAGGCCAAACAGTAACATCAGGTATTGTCAGTGCATTAGGTCGAACTGGGCTTCAGTTAGAGAACTTGGAAAACTTCATCCAAACCGATGCGGCGATTAATAGTGGTAATTCCGGCGGCGCGTTAATTAATTTACGCGGCGAGTTAATCGGTATTAACACAGCTATATTAGGACCAAACGGCGGCAACGTCGGTATCGGTTTTGCGATACCGGCTAATATGGCCAACAATCTGATACAGCAAATTATTGAACATGGTGGAGTTCGCCGTGGTGTATTAGGTGTTACAGGCCAAGAGTTAACAACTGATCTAGCGAAAGCGTTTGATATTGATGTCCAATATGGCGCATTTATTAACCAAGTCACACCCAATTCAGCCGCAGAAGAAGCAGGTTTAATGGCCGGTGACATTATTGTCAGCGTCAATAATAATAACATCCGCAGTTTCAGTGAATTAAGAGCCAGAATTGGTACCTTAGGCGCAGATAAAAAAGTCACTTTAGGTGTTATTAGAGACGGGAAAGAAAAACGTCTAATCGCAAAATTAAAATCCGCGGATAATAAGCTAGAAAATGCCAGTAATCTACATTCAGGACTTGAAGGTGCGGCATTCGTCAGCGCCGACAACAATCAAGGAGTGCTGATTGCGAAAGTCGAATCCCGTTCAATAGCGGCTGCATCAGGCTTAGAGGAAGGTGATATTATTATTGGTGTGAATAAAGATAAAGTGAAAAATTTAGCCCAGTTACGTGAATTGCTCACTGCAGAAAAATCCACACTGGCACTTAATATCAAGCGGGGTAACCAGCATTTATTTTTAGTGTTACGCTAGCACTTACATCACTTTACAAGTTATTTCCTACATTCTCCAAGAAAGAGATGCTATTCTCTACGTTGCTATTTTTGATAGGTAACGTAGGGATATCTCAGTGCAAAGTTTGTTGTCATATATTTCAAAAAGTATCTTACTCGGTATCGCTGTCGCAACGATATTACTTTTAGCATTGCCACAATTAAAAAACAAACAAGGTTTAGCACTCACTCAACCATTTTCACTTGGTCTTAATGAGCAAATTAGTTTTTCTGCCGCTGTTAAACGCGCTGCGCCTTCAGTTGTCAATATTTATACACGTACCTACCAAAAATCAACTATTAATAGTAAGCCGACATTACGTCCGCAAAGCCTTGGCTCTGGCGTGATCATGAATAAGAAAGGTTACTTACTTACAAACTATCACGTTATTGCCAATGCAGATCAAATAATTGTTGCGCTCCAAGACGGACGATTTTTCACTGCCGAGTTAATTGGTTTTGATAAATATACCGACCTTGCGGTGTTAAACATTGATGCCAAAAATTTACCCAGTATCCCACAAAGTAAACATGAACAGACCAATATTGGTGATGTGGTACTCGCCATTGGTAATCCATACAACTTAGGTCAAACTATCACCCAAGGCATTATTAGTGCCCGTGGTCGTATTGGTATGAGCACCACTGGCCATCAGAATTTCTTACAAACTGACGCCGCAATTAACGAAGGTAACTCGGGTGGTGCGCTTGTAAACAGTCTGGGTGAATTAGTGGGTATTAATACAGCATCTTTCCAATTGGCCGAAAATGTTGAAACCATGGGTATTAGCTTTGCGATTCCCTACCCGCTCGCGGTGAAAATTATGGATGCATTGATTGCCAATGGTCGCGTGATCCGTGGTTATATCGGAATTGAAGGTACATCAATAAATACCGTTATGGCAAAATTACTTGGTTTGAAAGCCAATCAAAGTATTGTCATACAAAATACCGCGCCAAACTCGCCAGCAGAGAAAGCCGGATTAATCGCAGGTGATGTAGTAGTCAAATTCAATGGCACTGAAATTGATAATGTTATCTGGTTAATGGATATGGTGGCAGAACAGCGTCCGGGGTCAAAAATTAATTTAACGGTTATACGAGAAGGTAAACAATTCGATACCTCCGTCACACTCGGCGAGCTCCAAGCGAGACAGCCATAATACAGACCTCGTAGATATAAAAAGGGCGCATATAATGCGCCCTTTTTATATCTTACAAATGCTACACGTTATTAGCCGTTATTTAAACGACAACAATGTCAGAAGAATATTAATCTTCAATACGAGTAATATTGCCGCCTAAGCCTTGTAGTTTATCTTCAATAAATTCATAACCACGGTCGATGTGATAAATACGCTCAACCGTTGTTTCACCTTTAGCGAGGAAACCAGCAATAACGAGACTCGCAGATGCGCGTAAGTCCGTTGCCATTACTTGTGCGCCAGTCAAACTCTCAGTATCGCGACAAATAGCCGTATTACCTTCCAGTTCAATGTCTGCGCCCATACGCGCTAATTCAGGTACGTGCATGAAACGGTTTTCAAAAATCGTTTCAATGATAGTCGACGTACCTTTCGCCACTGTATTTAATACCGTGAACTGTGCTTGCATATCCGTAGGGAAACCAGGATAAGGTACCGTCTTGATATTTACCGCTTTTAATTCACGACCTTGCATATCAAGTGAGATCCAATCATCACCAGTTTCAATTTTGGCGCCCGCTTCTTCAAGCTTGAGTAATACCGCATCAAGTAATGAAGGGTCTGTTTTATGGCATTTAATTTTACCACCAGTGACAGCTGCAGCAACAAGGAAAGTACCTGTTTCGATACGATCAGGTTGCACTGTATATGTACCACCATGAAGCGCTTCAACACCTTCAATAGTTAATACATCAGAACCAATACCACTAATCTTAGCGCCAAGTGAGTTTAAGAAGTTAGCTAAATCAACAACTTCAGGCTCTCTTGCTGCGTTCTCAATCGTGGTTGTTCCGTCTGCAAGTACCGCTGCCATTAATAGATTTTCAGTGCCAGTTACGCTGACCATGTCCATTAAGATACGCGCGCCTTTTAAGCGACCATCAACACGGGCTTTAATGTAACCTTCTTCAACACGAATATCTGCTTGCATCATTTCTAAACCATGAATATGTAGATTCACAGGGCGAGCACCGATCGCACAACCACCTGGTAAAGAAACATCTGCGGTCGAAAATTTAGCAGTCAAAGGACCCAATGCTAAAATTGACGCACGCATGGTTTTAACTAACTCATAAGGTGCTTTTTGGCAGTTAACAGTACCAGCAGTAATAACAACGTCACCTTCTGCATTGCGTTCTGCCTGTGCACCAAGCTCACGTAACAATTGCAACGTGGTCTTAATATCTCTTAATTCAGGAACATTCTTAAGAGTGATCGTTTCATCACTTAGCAATGTGGCAAATAAAATCGGTAGTGCAGCATTTTTAGCACCCGAAATAGTCACATCGCCATTTAACTGACAAGGACCTTTAATTAAAAATTTATCCATTCTAATCCAGCCTAAGAAGGTAATATGAATTTACGTTCGCGAACCCATTCTTCAGGTGTATATGCCTTGATGGTTAACGCATGAATACTATTTGATGCAATATGCTCATTTAATGGCGCATAAATAGCTTGTTGTTTTTTTACACGGTTCATACCGACAAACATCTCGGCGACAGCGATAACTTCATAATGGCTGCCTTCACCTTTAATGTGTAATTCCTGGAACGTGTATGCATTCTCCAGCAATGTTTGTAATTCTTTAATATCCATAATACTTAAATCCTATTATATCGCCATTCTGAGCGTAGTTAAAACCGTACATGCCGCTAGCGTTATTGTAATTGACCCTTAACTGCACGTTTAGTTTTAAGTGAATGGCAATCTAGCAGAAAGAATTGCGCTTAAAACTAAAGTATTAAAATAACCCGGTATTCTAAAAGTAATCGGTATAATACACAATCATAAAAGTATAACTATATGATGATTTCTACCCTTCGAGCTTGAATACTAAATAAGATTTAACAATTTACCTTTTCTTTCAGTGCAAAAAGACCGAAAATAGTGTTCTTTCATATCAACTTTTAAACTGTGCCGATGTTAACTACAAATATTATTATTTTAATTCTTGGATTTATTGGACTTGTCATCAGTGCCGATAAATTCGTCTATGGTGCCGCAGGACTGGCGAGAAATTTAGGGATTTCACCACTGGTTATTGGTCTGACAATTGTCGCTATGGGTTCATCTGCGCCAGAGATGATGGTCGCAGTATCGGCATCACTTAATGGTTCACCAAACACAGCTATTGGTAATGCGATTGGGTCTAATATTACCAACATCACCTTAGTATTAGGTATCACCGCATTAATAAAGCCACTGCTCGTAGGCTCAGCAACGATCCGTCGCGAGATCCCGATGGTATTAATTACCACACTACTGGCAGGTGTTGTACTATGGGATTTAAAACTAGAAATGTACGAAGGCATAATTTTATTATTACTTTTCTTCATTACTATCATCACCTTAACCATCCTAGCATTAAAACGTCCAAGTAATGATCCACTTATCCAAGAACATAATGATGAAGTACCTGAAGGTGTGCCAACCTGGAAAGCGGTTGCTTGGTTAGTCTTCGGCATGATTGCATTACCTGTCAGTTCACATTTTCTTGTTGGTTCAGCCGTTGTTATTGCACAGTATTTTGGCATGAGTGATTTAGTGATCGGCCTGACTATTATTGCTATTGGAACTAGCCTACCTGAACTCGCCGCATCCGTAACAGGTGTACTTAAAGGTGAAGATGACCTTGCTATTGGTAATATCATTGGTTCTAATATATTCAACATTTTAGCCGTATTATCACTACCTGGTATTTTAGCTCCGGGCATGATTGATCCGGCGATTATTAGTCGTGATTTCTATTATATGCTTGGCGCGACGGTGTTAATGCTGGTGATGGCAATGAGCTTTAGAGGCCGTCCAGGACGTATTACTCGTGTTGAAGGTGCCATTTTACTCGCTGGTTTTATTGCGTATCAATTCATTATATTTAGTAGCATTTAATGCTGTTTAATCTCAGTATTAAACAATATTTTCATTAGGGAGTAACCATGTCGAGTCAGTTTAACTATTGCCACAGCGCGCTTAATGTCATTAACACGGAAGCGGCAGCGATTTCTCAATTAAGCCTATATATTGATGCCACGTTTACCGCGACTTGTGAATTATTAATCGCATGTAAAGGCAAAGTCATTGTGACTGGCATGGGTAAATCAGGGCATATCGCCAATAAAATTGCCGCGACATTAGCCAGTACAGGAACCCCTGCGTTCTTTGTACATCCTGCCGAAGCAAGCCATGGTGATCTTGGTATGATTGAACGTAGTGATGTGGTTATTGCGTTATCTAATTCAGGTGAATCAGATGAAATTCTAGCATTATATCCGGTGCTTAAACGCTTAAGCATTCCTATTATTGCAATGACAGGTAGTACTAATTCAACCATGGCGCGCGAAGCAAAAATTAGTTTATGTATTAAAGTTGATAAAGAAGCTTGCCCACTGGGATTAGCACCGACATCGAGTACCACAGCAAGCCTAGTGATGGGTGATGCTATCGCAGTGGCCTTACTCGAAGCAAAAGGGTTTACCGCAAATGATTTTGCACTATCTCATCCCGGCGGTAGCCTAGGCAGAAAATTATTATTACGTATTTCAGACATTATGCATAAAGGTGACGACGTACCAAGCGTACAACAAACCGAGACTATCTCTGACGCACTATTAGAAGTCTCTCGCAAAGGTCTTGGTATGACGGCTGTTAATGACGGGACTAAGCTAGTTGGTATTTTCACAGATGGTGATTTACGCCGTATCCTTGATGCACGTATAGATATTCACCAAACCCCAATCAGTGAAGTAATGACACACAGATGTGTTACTATTAATGGACATATCTTGGCTGCAGAAGCCCTTGCCGTCATGGAAAACAAAAAAGTTAACGGTTTAATTGTCATCAATGAACAACAAGAGCCCGTCGGCGCCTTCAACATGCATGACTTACTACGCGCAGGTGTACTATAAAATGATTAATACATTATACGGCCCAATCTCACAAGACATCTTAACCAAAGCAAAAACATTAAAACTGCTCATTTGTGATATAGATGGCGTTTTTTCTGATGGCCGCGTATACATGGGTAACGACGGTGAAGAACTAAAAGCCTTTCACACTCGCGATGGTTTTGGCGTAAAATCACTCCTTAATGCCGATATCGAAGTTGCTGTGATCACTGGCCGTCAATCCACGATTGTAGCTAACCGTATGCAAGGTTTAGGTGTTAAACATATCTATCAAGGCCAAGACAATAAAGTCATCGCATTTAATATGCTGATCGAAGAACTAAAAATATCGCCAGAGCATGTTGGTTATATTGGTGATGACGTTATTGATTTACCGGTAATGAATCTTTGTGGACTCAGCGTTGCCGTTGCCGATGCCCACCCCCTTGTTAAAAAAAGTGCCGACTTTAGCACCTCCATTCGCGGTGGTTTTGGTGCTGTAAGAGAATTAGCAGATCTAATTCTATTGGCCAAAGGGATTTTAGACCAAGCACAGGGCACCTCTGTATGAGTCGTCAAAATATGGGGATTGTCGTCCTCTTTCTTTGTGCGCTTGGCATTTGGCGTTTTTTTTCACCTGATGACGAGTCTACAACTGCAACGTCAACCGAATATCAGCCTGATTTCACTGCTCAAATTCTACGTAGCGTTGAGTTTAGTACTGAAGGAAAAATTATACGTCGCATTTTTGCAGATAGCATGGAGCATTATGGTGAGTTAGGCATGACAATGTTTACTAACCCCGTTATTATTATTTATGATGAAAATGCGCAAGCGACATGGAAAATCCAAGCAAAAGAAGGTAACTTCAGTAGTGACGATGTAGCAACACTACGAAATGATGTTGTTATCAAAAACATGAACAAAAATGATTATATTGATGTTATAACTACCAGTTATTTACAATTAGAGCTTGCCAAAAACTTGGTGCGTAGCGATCAATTGATTACCATTTCAGGGGACTTATTTCATCAAACAGGTGTCGGACTTGAAGGTGATTTAAAGCAAGAATACATGACTATCCTTAAGCAAGTTGAAGCGATTTATACTAATGATGAAAAAATATAAAGTTTTACTATTAACATTATTCATGAGTAATTCAGCTCTCGCATTAGAGTCTGATTTTAAAGAAAATGTTGTCGTTAATTCCAAACGTCAAGAAGTATTTATTAAAGAGAACCGAGTAATATTTTATGATAGTGTAGTGGTTACTCAGGGGACGATATTAATAAATGCCGATAAACTCACGGTATTAAGCTCGGGCGAAAAAGGCACAGAAGTAATGATTGCCACAGGGTCGCCAGCTACTTTTTATCAAGAGCTTGATGACGGTAAAAAAATTAAGGCCGAATCTGATGAGATCCGCTACGAACTGGGTAAAAAACGCTTAACTTTGTCAAAAAATGCACGTTTACGCCAAGCTGATAGCGAAGTTAAAAGTGACAAGATCATCTACCAAATTGACAAACAAGAAATGATAGCCGAAAGCGGAAAGCATGAATCCGA is part of the Moritella viscosa genome and encodes:
- the petB gene encoding ubiquinol--cytochrome c reductase, cytochrome B: MSLVKWIDERIPMTDTWNKHAGQYPAPKNFNFWYYFGILATVVFVNQILTGIWLTMNYNPSGDGAFASIEYIMRDVEFGWLLRYMHSTGASAFFVVVYLHMFRGLMYGSYQKPRELLWIFGCLIFLALMAEAFMGYLLPWGQMSFWGAQVIISLFGAIPVIGDDLTLWIRGDYVISGATLNRFFALHVIAVPLVLVVLVFLHIVALHHVGSNNPDGIEIKENKDENGWPKDAIPFHPYYSVHDAVAVVVMLILCSIVIFFMPEGGGYFLEAPNFEAANPLKTPDHIAPVWYFTPFYAILRAVPDKLGGVIMMGLAIVMLFLVPWIDRGKVKSIRYRSVWHKLNLSQFVICFIILGVLGTLAPTPGRTLLSQITTLGYFGYFALLWFYSKNETTKPLPKRVTM
- the rpsI gene encoding 30S ribosomal protein S9 — encoded protein: MAENQYYGTGRRKSSTARVFMKAGTGQLTINKRSLDVYFGRETARMVVRQALELVELQDKFDLNITVSGGGTTGQAGAIRHGITRALMEYDETLRPALRAAGFVTRDARQVERKKVGLRKARKRPQFSKR
- the rplM gene encoding 50S ribosomal protein L13, encoding MKTFVATPSTIKREWFVVDAEGKTLGRLATEIATRLRGKHKPEYTPHADTGDYIIVVNCEKIVVTGNKAKGKIYYSHTGYIGGIKSISFEQLIEKAPERVIQSAVKGMLPKGPLGRAMFRKMKVYAGPEHNHAAQQPQVLDI
- the coaA gene encoding pantothenate kinase yields the protein MNYSPYQVFNREYWAELRESVPLTLSALELKQLQGINERVSIEEVCDIYLPLSRLLNLYVTNRIQRRFVRDQFLGRKVAKVPYIISLAGSVAVGKSTTARILQALLQCWSEHPKVALITTDGFLYPNAHLKEHGLMKRKGFPESYDINGLVKFVADIKSGHARVTAPVYSHFSYDIETDQEVVVEQPDIVILEGLNVLQSGLEYPNDPHRVFVSDFVDFSIYVDAETENLENWYVQRFLQLRESAFTDSSSYFHHYAKLGEDEAKDVALNIWRTINGKNLVENILPTRERANLILTKDLNHQVHQVKLRK
- a CDS encoding ubiquinol-cytochrome c reductase iron-sulfur subunit (rieske iron-sulfur protein), with protein sequence MSNAPVDSGRRRFLTAATCVVGGVGAVGAAVPFIKSWNPSAKAKAAGAPVEVDISKIEPGQLIRVEWRGKPVWVVSRTESVLNELEQHDGSLRDPASEQEQQPDYAQNKYRSIKSDLFVAVGICTHLGCSPTYLPDSFGEQVEGVSSGFFCPCHGSKFDMAGRVFQGVPAPLNLVIPPHYYIDKTTILIGVDKGAA
- a CDS encoding AFG1-like ATPase, whose amino-acid sequence is MRGEQGVRNSKGLVIIMTPIKKYQLDLKRPDFMFDAAQENAVIALQRLFDELLVVPDKPVKRSFLAKFKGLKAKPTPTLMNPVKGIYFWGGVGRGKTYLVDTFYDCLPFENKTRIHFHRFMHRIHQELKGLAQQKDPLKVIAKKLANETRVICFDEFFVSDITDAMILGTLFEELFSHQVILVATSNIIPDELYRNGLQRARFLPAIHLINQNCDIINVDSGVDYRLRTLEQAEIYHFPLDGVAQKNLDQYFQQLSCDPRQYNQSIEIENRQIPTLAEADSVLMIDFAELCGGPRSQVDYMEISRIYHTVLLANVKQMGRLRDDIARRFIAMVDEFYERNVTLIISAEFEMSALYSTGLLDFEFRRCLSRLQEMQSHEYLAREHLP
- a CDS encoding membrane protein translates to MPYLEILISLVIGIIIGFSIAKITNTKDQTGKFKGKLLAKEAEIEQYKHDVNEHFTSTEELLMKLSDTYVEMQQHLASNAKHLLDNVAVKDIPFQTKEVVDPAEPIEGQPKDYSSTSSGLLNK